The Staphylococcus sp. 17KM0847 DNA segment TTGATTCATATTAATCTCTATTTTTAAGAATTGGTTAAATGAACCGACAAAAGTGTGTATCATGCCAATAAGAAAATACATTAAAGAAAAATAGAGGATATGAAATTTATTCATTTCAATTCGACGAACTGTTTTGTTGATGACTATTAATACAGTATTCTAAAACTTCTTGTGCTTTCAAACCATCTTCAAAAGTAGAAATTGAAGTTTCTTTTCTATTCTTAATAGCCTTCAATAAGTTTATATGCGTATAGTAAAAGCTGTCTTTCCATCCATAAAATTCATTTTCCGGGTCAATATACTTCCTATCATCTAATTGAATTATCTGTTGAATACCATTGTTATTCAAAGTAACTATGCCACCATTTTTAGAAGAAAACTTAATTTCACCATTTGTTCCTGATATAGAAATGTAGAATCCACATAAATCTTCATCACAAGCTTTAGAAGTCTCTATATGAATATATTGCCCGTGATTAGTTACAAAAAAAGTCTCTGAATGATCATCAACTTGCACAATATTATCACCTTTTTGTTTTACTTTAGTTATCATTTTAGTTTTAATAGTCTCTACTTTCACACTACTGTCAGTAATGTAAGTAGCTAAATCAAGAAGATGAACCCCTAAATCTCCTAAAGCGCCACTACTTAATTTTGAACTTCCATCATCTCTCCAAGTAAATTGTTTTCTTCTATAAGCGCTATTCTTTAAAAATGCCATATGAATAGATATAATTTCACCTATTTTGTTATCATTTACTAGTTCTATAATCTTTTTTACAACAGCTAAATTTCTATAATTTAAGTTTATACTTTTTATATTCGGTGCATTATTGTAATCTCTTATTATATTCGATTCAGCAATATTAATAGTCAAAGGTTTTTCGCATATTACATCACAATTATCATCTAAAGATTTCACAATGTGTTCTACATGGCAAAACTTTGGAGAACATATCACAACAACATCAATTTTTGCTAACATAGAATGAATATCTTTAAATGGAGTTGTATTAAATTCTAAACAAAATTTTACTAATTTATTATCAACTATGTCATGTGCACCTAAAAGACATACACCGGGAATATTTTTTATTATTTCAGCATGTATTCTAGCAATGTTACCAGTACCAATGATTCCGTAATTAATCATTTTATACCTCCTATGAATTCATTGACATGTGTATATATACCTTTATAATAAGGATGCTTTGTATTATTAAATTTTTGTTTCAATTCCTTATCTCTACTGTTAGACATAATATATGCATAATCTAAGTATTGTAAGAACTCTTCATCGTTACCACTATCACCAAATCCAATAATTGATTTTTTAGGAATGCTATATTTATTCATTAAAAATTTCGTAGCATATAACTTACCTGAATTTTTAGGAGTAAAATCAATATCATAAGCATTTTCAGGATCACCAGCTAAAGGATTACAACGATTAAATCTCGAAGTATAATTTCTTATTTTAGAATATTGAATAAGATCTTCTAAAATTGTTTTATCTAAATTAATATCACCCGAAGAATAAAAATAGAAATTGTACAATGTTTCATTTTCTCGAAACTCTCTTTGAGGTGTAAACTTCACTTTATGCTTAACAGCAACAGTATTTAATATATCTAATACATCTTCTAATAAAAAGGGTTCAGTTAAAACTTCTTTTTTATATTCATCAGATTCAATATATTCGTAGTTATTCCATGTGAACATTTTAGAACTTAAATCGGAAAAAATATGTTTTGGTTTATATGACATATTAACTTTCATCATTTTTTCAAGAACACTTTCTATAGTACTACCTGTTAATATTGCTGTTATAACGTTATTATCCTCAGATATTTCCTGTAATAGTTCTTCCATTTTATTTAAATAAGGCATATCTGTTTGAGTAGTATTATGTTTATAGTAAGTTTCATCAAAGTCGAATAATATTAAACTTCTTTTCACTTTAATTCCTCCAGTATCATTTTTAAAGTGCTAATAACATATTCTTGTTCCTCGTTTGATAGATTGGGGTATAAAGGTAAACATAACAACTCTTTATGTAGTTTTTCGGTATTTGGCAGAAATACTTTTTTCTTATAGCTTAATTGTTTATGACTTAAGTAGGGATAATATATTTCTGATTGAACTCCAAATTTTTCAAGTTTTGATTTTATAAAGTCTCTCATATTATTTTTTATTCTGATAGGATAAAGATGCCATACAGATTTATCATCTAACGGGGGAAGAATAATATTATCCATATTACTTAATTCTTGATAATATTTTTCTGCAATTTTTAATCGTCTGTACTGGTTAAAAGTTAAATATTCCATTCTCACGATCCCTATTAGTGCTTGTGTATTATCAATTTTTGAATTAAAGCCGAAATCGACGATTTTCTTATTTTTTTCGTTTAAATCAAAGTCATGATAACTAATTAATCTACATTGATAATCTAGTTCAGCATTATTTGTTATAATAGCTCCAGCTTTACCACAAACACCTAAATTTTTATAAGGATTAAAACTTAATGCAGCTAAATCAGAATGTAGACCTACTTCCTCTAAACCAATTCCCTGACAAGCATCTTCAATCACCTTAATTTCGTATTTTGATGCTATATCTTTAATTTTTACCATGTCGCAAAAACGACCGTATAAATGAACGGGTAAAATTGCTTTTGTTTTGGGAGTAATTAGCTTTTCAATTGATGATGGACAAATAGTGAAGTCATCTTTTACATCAGCATAAATTGGGACTGCATCTAGAGATAACACAGCATTTTCTGTTGCAGAAAAACTATTTGAGGGCAATATTACTTCATCACCAGCTTTAACCCCTATAGCTATCAGTCCAATTGTCAAAGCTGAAGTGCCACTAGATAATGCAATTACATAATCAATAGATAAATATTCAGATAAATATTTTTCGAATTCAGAAATATATTTACCACTTGTATATTTACCTGTTGGTAAAAAATCTTTTAATACTTCCATAATTTTTTCTGACTCATCTTCTCTTATTAAACGGTTTACCGGCATAAATTCTACCTTTTGAATAACTCTAGTATCTGACAAGTTTTGTTTGGCAATATTTATATTACTTGAAAGATATTTGTTTGTATGCATTTCAGTGTGTTTTTGTAATTCTTGAATATTATTCCGAAACTTAAAAATACTACTAGACTTTAATGTCATAGATACACCACCTTATTTATGATAAACTTATACTAAATTATGGGAACATTCCCATGTCAATAATATTTTTGGAGGAGTTAATTGGAGGAGTTAAATGGATATTTTTGATGTGGCAAAAGCATGTAATGTTTCAAAGTCAACAGTATCTAGGATTTTAAACAATCATCCTTATGTTAATGAGGAGAAGAGAAAAAGAGTATTAAAGTATATTGAAGAAAATAATTACGTTCCTAATAATATTGCAACATATTTTAGAAATAGAACTACTAAATCCATCGGTATTTCAATACCTTATATTGATCATCCGTTCTTTTCTATAATCTCGTATGAATTAACAAAAAATTTTAATGAAAAGGGGTATAAGTCGTTTATTCATCAAACGTTTTGTTCACCAAGTAAAGAAGAGGAGATATTGATTTCATTAAAAAAAAACGAAATAGATGCAGTGGTTTTGTGTTCTGTAGAAAATCACCCAAATGTTATTGAATCATACTCTAGGCACGGATTAATTATTTCTAGTAATGATGCTAATCAAACTAAGAGGGTATCTAACTTTCATTTTGATGAGTTTAACATAGGAAAGACAGCTACTGAATATTTAATAAAGAAAGGGATAAATAATATTGCCATATGTATTGATAACCCCTTTAATGGTGCTCAAAAATTAAGGTTAAAAGGATATAAACGAGCTCTTTTAGAAAATGATATATCTTTTAAAGAAGAATACATATTTTCTTCAGCATTTACAATTAATGATGGCATAAAAATAGGTAAAAAAATTCAAGAAAACCACAAAGAAATACAAGGAATATATACTGGGAGCGACTATGTATCTGCAGGGATTTTTAAAGTATTGGGAAAGGATATACTTTTAATTGGGACTGATAATCATGATATATGTAAAATTTTAAATCCTCATCTTCCTAGTATTTCTCTTCCTATAGAAAGAATGGCGAAAGATATATGTGATCATGTAATCAAAAATCTATCAATTAATGAAAATGAAGTAGTAGATAAAATATATTCATACAGGATTGTTACTCATTAATAATTTTATTATATGATGAAAATGAAGTGTCGATAGCGTTCTGAAAATGTCGTTTTTAGTGGTTTATAAATGTCGCATATTAAGGTTTTTTCGGTTTTATAATCTTTTAATCGGTATGACTCAGCGGTAATTTTAAATACTTTAGAAAGGTGAATTAAATGATCAATTATAGCTGTTGATGCAATTCCGTCATAAAGAGTTAAAGATGCAGTAAAGAAAAATGGATGGAATCAAAATGACAAGTCTAAGTATGTATGAGAAGTTAAATATCAAATACAAAAGGGCTGGGACATAATGTCCGCCTCTTTTTACAAGAAGGCTGTCCACCTTTTGTGGTGGATAGATTATTAAAAGTACCCCGTTTTATTTTATGATAATTTATATACGTAGAAATAGTTAGGTATGTTTAAGCGTGATGGGGTGTACGTTTTTTAA contains these protein-coding regions:
- a CDS encoding Gfo/Idh/MocA family protein; amino-acid sequence: MINYGIIGTGNIARIHAEIIKNIPGVCLLGAHDIVDNKLVKFCLEFNTTPFKDIHSMLAKIDVVVICSPKFCHVEHIVKSLDDNCDVICEKPLTINIAESNIIRDYNNAPNIKSINLNYRNLAVVKKIIELVNDNKIGEIISIHMAFLKNSAYRRKQFTWRDDGSSKLSSGALGDLGVHLLDLATYITDSSVKVETIKTKMITKVKQKGDNIVQVDDHSETFFVTNHGQYIHIETSKACDEDLCGFYISISGTNGEIKFSSKNGGIVTLNNNGIQQIIQLDDRKYIDPENEFYGWKDSFYYTHINLLKAIKNRKETSISTFEDGLKAQEVLEYCINSHQQNSSSN
- a CDS encoding LacI family DNA-binding transcriptional regulator, with translation MDIFDVAKACNVSKSTVSRILNNHPYVNEEKRKRVLKYIEENNYVPNNIATYFRNRTTKSIGISIPYIDHPFFSIISYELTKNFNEKGYKSFIHQTFCSPSKEEEILISLKKNEIDAVVLCSVENHPNVIESYSRHGLIISSNDANQTKRVSNFHFDEFNIGKTATEYLIKKGINNIAICIDNPFNGAQKLRLKGYKRALLENDISFKEEYIFSSAFTINDGIKIGKKIQENHKEIQGIYTGSDYVSAGIFKVLGKDILLIGTDNHDICKILNPHLPSISLPIERMAKDICDHVIKNLSINENEVVDKIYSYRIVTH
- a CDS encoding DegT/DnrJ/EryC1/StrS aminotransferase family protein codes for the protein MTLKSSSIFKFRNNIQELQKHTEMHTNKYLSSNINIAKQNLSDTRVIQKVEFMPVNRLIREDESEKIMEVLKDFLPTGKYTSGKYISEFEKYLSEYLSIDYVIALSSGTSALTIGLIAIGVKAGDEVILPSNSFSATENAVLSLDAVPIYADVKDDFTICPSSIEKLITPKTKAILPVHLYGRFCDMVKIKDIASKYEIKVIEDACQGIGLEEVGLHSDLAALSFNPYKNLGVCGKAGAIITNNAELDYQCRLISYHDFDLNEKNKKIVDFGFNSKIDNTQALIGIVRMEYLTFNQYRRLKIAEKYYQELSNMDNIILPPLDDKSVWHLYPIRIKNNMRDFIKSKLEKFGVQSEIYYPYLSHKQLSYKKKVFLPNTEKLHKELLCLPLYPNLSNEEQEYVISTLKMILEELK
- a CDS encoding HAD-IIB family hydrolase, encoding MKRSLILFDFDETYYKHNTTQTDMPYLNKMEELLQEISEDNNVITAILTGSTIESVLEKMMKVNMSYKPKHIFSDLSSKMFTWNNYEYIESDEYKKEVLTEPFLLEDVLDILNTVAVKHKVKFTPQREFRENETLYNFYFYSSGDINLDKTILEDLIQYSKIRNYTSRFNRCNPLAGDPENAYDIDFTPKNSGKLYATKFLMNKYSIPKKSIIGFGDSGNDEEFLQYLDYAYIMSNSRDKELKQKFNNTKHPYYKGIYTHVNEFIGGIK